Proteins co-encoded in one Malus domestica chromosome 09, GDT2T_hap1 genomic window:
- the LOC139187783 gene encoding mannan endo-1,4-beta-mannosidase 4-like encodes MGGHRKEVGGQRICLRKKGAAHVKSIDSQHLLEIGLEGFYGQTTPDKMQFTPGNEEYGSEFTASNLLPQIDLATIHIYAEQWLSGSSEEAQEAFVDKWVQEHIQDSNTVVKKPLILGEFGKSYKLPGYSIEKRNTYIAKLYNGIYNSASTGGSCVGGLFWQLMAQGMENFGDGYEVVLEESPTTANVIDRQSRKLGGL; translated from the exons ATGGGAGGGCACAGGaaggaagtgggagggcagagaatctgcctccgaAAGAAAGGTGCTGCACACGTTAAGTCCATTGACAGTCAGCATTTACTAGAGATAGGGCTTGAAGGATTTTACGGGCAAACAACGCCGGACAAGATGCAGTTCACTCCTGGTAACGAAGAGTATGGATCTGAATTCACTGCCAGCAACTTGCTTCCCCAGATCGATCTCGCCACTATACATATCTACGCTGAGCAATG GTTATCGGGGTCAAGCGAAGAGGCTCAAGAGGCTTTTGTAGACAAATGGGTGCAGGAACACATTCAAGACAGCAATACAGTAGTTAAGAAACCACTGATTTTGGGAGAATTTGGCAAGTCTTATAAATTACCAGGGTACAGCATAGAAAAGAGGAACACCTACATTGCTAAACTATACAATGGCATATACAACAGTGCCAGTACCGGTGGCTCATGTGTGGGTGGGCTTTTCTGGCAGCTGATGGCTCAAGGAATGGAGAATTTTGGGGATGGATACGAAGTCGTTTTGGAGGAGAGCCCTACTACTGCCAATGTCATTGATCGGCAGTCCAGGAAGCTTGGTGGGTTATAG